A window from Ignavibacteriota bacterium encodes these proteins:
- a CDS encoding PQQ-binding-like beta-propeller repeat protein, translated as MRRALVIGIAVALAGCGGLKLAGPPRHPESGILMLGGSPSRNNNLNDVPPPPLSPEWDEDVTAGIGDGAPCLVDSILFIGNLRGELYALHAATGKRLGWVALGGAIQGTPVIAGSRAIVALAGGRESVVAYDLVEGRIRWRFSGGDVHGSPLLLGTSIYAANVYGVLTCLSLGTGEKMWSFALPSNTTLKGIRSSPAGQDSSIVFGADDGSLYCCNALTGTMRWRVTSGGPIQATPVIHDGTVYVGTLNGDLVAVDLRSGSLRWSGKPGSSIYGAAVADSAAVIVGTTGGHIVAMDPATGATRWNTDLRSPVDAGLLGAGDVIYAGTLKKELIALKRSTGEIIWRTTTDGRIKTTPIGGLGRVFIAQDTRIIRSFRGAR; from the coding sequence ATGCGCAGGGCACTGGTCATAGGGATCGCGGTCGCGCTGGCAGGATGCGGCGGGCTGAAACTTGCCGGACCGCCACGCCACCCCGAGTCGGGCATCCTCATGCTCGGCGGAAGCCCGTCGCGCAACAACAACCTGAACGATGTTCCTCCTCCTCCTCTTTCACCCGAATGGGATGAGGACGTCACCGCCGGCATTGGCGACGGCGCGCCGTGTCTCGTGGACAGTATCCTGTTCATCGGGAATCTGCGCGGGGAGCTCTACGCCCTCCATGCCGCCACCGGCAAACGTCTCGGCTGGGTCGCCCTCGGCGGCGCGATACAGGGAACGCCGGTGATCGCCGGCTCGAGAGCCATCGTGGCACTTGCCGGAGGACGCGAATCCGTCGTCGCATACGATCTTGTCGAGGGGAGGATCCGCTGGCGGTTCTCCGGGGGCGACGTCCACGGATCTCCCCTCCTGCTGGGAACATCCATCTATGCCGCGAACGTCTACGGGGTCCTCACGTGCCTTTCCCTGGGGACCGGCGAAAAGATGTGGAGCTTTGCTCTTCCGTCGAATACCACGCTGAAGGGGATCCGGTCCTCACCTGCAGGCCAGGACAGTTCCATTGTCTTCGGAGCTGACGACGGATCCCTGTACTGCTGCAATGCGCTGACCGGCACGATGCGCTGGCGCGTCACATCGGGTGGGCCCATCCAGGCGACACCGGTCATTCATGACGGCACCGTCTATGTTGGCACATTGAACGGCGATCTCGTGGCCGTCGACCTGAGGTCCGGCTCTCTCCGATGGTCGGGTAAGCCCGGGTCGTCGATCTATGGTGCCGCGGTCGCCGACTCCGCTGCCGTGATCGTCGGCACCACCGGCGGACATATCGTCGCGATGGACCCTGCCACAGGGGCCACACGCTGGAACACCGACCTCCGGTCCCCCGTTGATGCAGGACTCCTTGGGGCCGGCGATGTCATCTATGCCGGTACACTGAAGAAGGAGCTCATCGCCCTCAAGCGATCGACCGGCGAGATCATCTGGCG